One genomic segment of Synechocystis sp. LKSZ1 includes these proteins:
- a CDS encoding class I SAM-dependent methyltransferase → MANASFFEQKTRLFDRWAPAYDCLLTTIFYQAIHRRLLSYVTLPDSAQVLDLGCGTGKLLHRLAEQYPQLQGLGLDLSPEMLFQARRQNQHHPRLLFYPGNAEALPAAQGQFDAVFNTISFLHYPEPQRVFDEVARVLKIQGRFYLADYSSLWGSTSLAFTPGGLRFYSPHQREAFAHQSGLQCLGHYALLGPVVLSIFQAP, encoded by the coding sequence ATGGCCAATGCTTCGTTTTTTGAGCAAAAAACCCGCCTTTTTGACCGCTGGGCCCCTGCCTACGACTGTCTGCTGACGACTATTTTTTACCAGGCCATTCATCGGCGCTTGCTGTCCTACGTCACCCTGCCGGACTCAGCCCAAGTGCTGGATCTCGGTTGTGGCACCGGAAAATTACTCCATCGCCTTGCAGAGCAGTATCCTCAGCTCCAGGGCCTAGGCCTGGATCTATCGCCCGAAATGCTATTTCAGGCCCGGCGGCAAAATCAACACCATCCCCGTCTTCTGTTTTATCCTGGTAATGCGGAGGCACTACCGGCGGCCCAGGGCCAATTTGATGCCGTTTTCAACACCATTAGCTTTTTGCATTACCCCGAGCCCCAACGGGTCTTTGATGAGGTGGCACGGGTCCTTAAGATCCAGGGCCGTTTTTATCTGGCTGACTACAGTTCTCTGTGGGGAAGCACCAGCCTGGCGTTCACTCCCGGCGGTCTCCGATTTTATTCTCCCCATCAACGTGAGGCTTTTGCCCATCAGAGTGGTTTACAGTGTCTCGGGCATTATGCGTTGCTTGGCCCGGTTGTACTCAGTATTTTCCAGGCCCCATGA
- a CDS encoding metalloregulator ArsR/SmtB family transcription factor, with protein MANRSLQTTLMAVMAPSQNPGHGESLSPAALAMIADFFKMLAEVSRLEIVCALKQGPLTVSQIIEQTGLGQANVSKHLKLLTNAGILSRTQQGVNVVYEIANPVIFPLCDLVCNSLVSQLHQQNQALESLQLFRS; from the coding sequence ATGGCAAACCGTTCTCTCCAAACCACTCTTATGGCTGTTATGGCTCCCTCCCAGAATCCGGGTCATGGCGAAAGTTTATCGCCCGCGGCCCTAGCAATGATCGCCGATTTTTTTAAAATGCTAGCAGAGGTCAGTCGTCTTGAGATTGTCTGTGCCTTGAAGCAAGGGCCCCTAACCGTCAGTCAGATTATTGAACAGACAGGCTTGGGCCAGGCCAATGTCTCGAAACACCTGAAGCTCTTGACCAATGCGGGAATTTTAAGTCGAACCCAGCAGGGAGTCAATGTGGTCTATGAAATTGCGAACCCCGTGATTTTTCCCCTCTGTGACCTGGTGTGTAATTCCCTCGTTAGTCAACTCCATCAACAAAATCAGGCCCTAGAAAGTCTGCAACTTTTTCGTTCCTAG
- a CDS encoding type II toxin-antitoxin system HicA family toxin produces MLKKITGSHHIYENPDQDKIISIPVHQNQDLKLGTLKSIMKIAQLSEDDL; encoded by the coding sequence ATTCTCAAAAAAATTACAGGTAGTCATCATATTTATGAAAATCCTGATCAGGATAAAATCATCTCTATTCCAGTGCATCAAAATCAAGACCTAAAGCTGGGAACGTTAAAGTCAATAATGAAGATAGCTCAATTATCAGAAGATGATTTGTAG
- the minD gene encoding septum site-determining protein MinD, translating into MNRIIVVTSGKGGVGKTTTTANLGAALARLGKKVALVDADFGLRNLDLLLGLEQRIVYTAIDVLAGDCSIDKALVKDKRLSNLVLLPAAQNRSKDAINAEQMQSLVDQLLPKFDYILIDCPAGIEMGFRNAVAPAQEALIVTTPEMSAVRDADRVIGLLEAESIGKIRLIVNRLRPEMIQLNQMISVDDILDLLAIPLLGVVPDDQKIIISTNKGEPLVLEEKLSVPGLAFQNIARRLDGQDIPFLDFMAAHEGLLARIRRRLFGS; encoded by the coding sequence ATGAATCGGATTATTGTTGTGACGTCTGGCAAAGGTGGTGTCGGAAAAACGACGACCACCGCCAATCTAGGAGCTGCTCTGGCTCGCCTCGGCAAAAAAGTGGCCCTGGTGGATGCTGATTTTGGCCTGAGAAATTTGGACTTGCTCCTGGGATTAGAGCAGCGCATTGTTTACACGGCCATTGATGTTTTGGCTGGGGATTGTAGTATTGATAAGGCCCTGGTAAAAGACAAACGACTTTCCAACTTAGTGTTGTTGCCAGCGGCCCAAAATCGTTCAAAGGATGCCATCAATGCCGAGCAAATGCAATCCTTAGTGGACCAACTCCTGCCGAAATTTGACTACATTTTGATTGACTGTCCGGCAGGAATTGAAATGGGCTTTCGCAATGCCGTCGCCCCGGCCCAGGAAGCCTTGATCGTGACCACCCCAGAAATGTCGGCGGTGCGGGATGCTGACCGGGTGATTGGCTTACTGGAGGCCGAAAGTATTGGCAAAATTCGCCTGATCGTCAACCGTCTACGGCCAGAAATGATTCAGTTGAATCAAATGATCAGTGTGGACGATATTCTGGATCTTCTGGCTATTCCCCTGCTGGGCGTTGTGCCCGATGACCAAAAAATTATTATTTCCACCAATAAAGGTGAACCCCTGGTGCTAGAGGAAAAGCTATCGGTTCCCGGTTTGGCCTTTCAAAACATTGCCCGCCGCCTAGATGGCCAAGATATTCCCTTCTTGGATTTCATGGCTGCCCACGAGGGCCTGTTGGCCCGCATTCGTCGCCGTCTATTTGGCAGTTAG
- the minE gene encoding cell division topological specificity factor MinE, whose translation MIMDMLERLFGRGNNRSGEDAKRRLKLVIANDRSGLSPEMMEAMRRDILEVVGRYVEIDSDDMELSLESDQRMTALIANLPVRRVRARPLTSES comes from the coding sequence ATGATTATGGATATGTTGGAACGTCTATTTGGCCGTGGTAATAACCGGAGTGGGGAAGATGCCAAACGCCGGCTCAAATTAGTGATTGCTAACGACCGCTCGGGCCTGAGTCCAGAGATGATGGAGGCCATGCGCCGCGATATTTTGGAAGTGGTGGGCCGCTACGTCGAAATCGATTCGGATGATATGGAGTTATCCCTAGAAAGTGACCAACGTATGACAGCCCTGATTGCCAATTTGCCGGTGCGGCGGGTTCGAGCCCGCCCCCTTACCTCCGAGTCCTAG
- the minC gene encoding septum site-determining protein MinC codes for MTAEMPLASVRLQSHDNCLHLILPAIDPTETKDAQQSWLELEQSLSNTLRLQEKRWPPRYPVHLVAQDRLLDGRQLQGLADILREFSLELQWVVTQRRQTAVAAASAGYSVDQTPPKPQLFSDTPPAQQPPLVLKQTLRSGTEIRHPGDVILLGDVNPGSEIIADGDILIWGTLRGTAHAGAAGDQEAVIMILRLGASQIRIADRVARVPAANPDPGHPEIAHITPEGIRLTTVRQFKRRK; via the coding sequence ATGACCGCGGAAATGCCCTTGGCCTCAGTGCGCTTACAATCCCACGATAATTGTCTTCACCTGATTTTGCCGGCCATTGACCCCACTGAAACAAAGGATGCCCAGCAAAGTTGGCTGGAACTTGAACAAAGTTTAAGCAATACCCTCCGTTTGCAGGAGAAACGTTGGCCGCCCCGCTATCCGGTTCATTTAGTGGCCCAAGACCGGCTTTTGGATGGCCGCCAGTTACAGGGCCTGGCCGATATCCTACGGGAGTTTAGCCTGGAACTCCAATGGGTAGTCACCCAGCGTCGTCAAACCGCCGTGGCCGCGGCCAGCGCCGGCTATTCCGTAGACCAGACGCCTCCCAAACCTCAACTCTTTAGTGATACCCCACCGGCCCAGCAACCGCCCCTCGTCCTTAAACAGACCCTGCGCTCCGGCACCGAAATTCGCCATCCTGGTGATGTCATTTTGCTAGGGGATGTTAATCCTGGTAGTGAAATTATTGCCGACGGCGATATATTAATCTGGGGCACGCTACGGGGAACCGCCCATGCAGGGGCGGCGGGAGATCAGGAGGCTGTTATTATGATTCTACGCTTGGGCGCAAGTCAAATTCGCATTGCGGATCGAGTTGCTCGGGTTCCAGCGGCAAACCCTGACCCAGGTCATCCTGAGATTGCCCATATAACGCCGGAAGGGATTCGTTTAACAACCGTCCGTCAGTTTAAACGTCGGAAATAG
- the lipA gene encoding lipoyl synthase, producing MTVKPEWLRVKAPQWQRVGSVKEILRDLSLNTVCEEASCPNIGECFQAGTATFLIMGPACTRACPYCDIDFEKKPQPLDPTEPLRLAEAVQRLKLNHVVITSVNRDDLADGGASQFVRCIEAIRGRSPQTTIEVLIPDLCGNWQALELILQAQPEVLNHNTETVPRLYRRVRPQGDYQRSLTLLQKARELLPKVYSKSGIMVGLGETDAEVRQVMQDLRQVDCDILTLGQYLQPTAKHLGVQDFIPPVQFEAWQNFGESLGFLQVVASPLTRSSYHAEQVRALMEQYPRS from the coding sequence GTGACCGTAAAACCAGAATGGCTTAGGGTAAAAGCTCCCCAGTGGCAACGGGTCGGCAGTGTTAAGGAAATTTTGCGGGATCTATCTCTCAATACGGTGTGTGAAGAGGCTTCCTGTCCCAATATTGGTGAATGTTTCCAGGCCGGCACGGCTACTTTTCTGATTATGGGGCCGGCTTGTACTCGGGCCTGTCCCTACTGCGACATTGACTTTGAGAAAAAGCCCCAACCCCTCGATCCGACGGAACCTTTGCGGCTAGCGGAAGCCGTGCAACGCCTCAAGCTAAATCACGTAGTCATCACCTCCGTTAATCGAGACGACCTGGCCGATGGCGGTGCTTCCCAGTTTGTTCGTTGTATTGAAGCTATTCGCGGCCGTTCTCCCCAGACAACGATTGAAGTTCTCATCCCCGATCTGTGCGGTAATTGGCAGGCCTTAGAACTCATTTTGCAGGCCCAGCCGGAGGTTTTGAATCACAATACCGAAACCGTGCCCCGTCTCTACCGGCGTGTGCGGCCCCAGGGAGATTATCAACGATCCCTGACCTTGTTGCAAAAAGCTAGAGAACTCCTGCCCAAGGTCTATAGCAAATCGGGAATTATGGTCGGTCTGGGAGAAACCGATGCGGAAGTTCGTCAAGTCATGCAAGATCTGCGACAAGTGGATTGCGATATTTTGACCCTCGGCCAGTACCTACAACCAACAGCCAAACACCTAGGGGTTCAAGACTTTATCCCCCCGGTTCAATTTGAGGCTTGGCAAAACTTTGGCGAATCCTTGGGATTTTTGCAAGTGGTGGCCTCGCCCCTGACCCGCAGTTCCTACCATGCTGAACAGGTACGGGCTCTGATGGAGCAGTATCCTCGTTCTTAG
- the ilvD gene encoding dihydroxy-acid dehydratase, giving the protein MSENFRSRVVTQGTQRSPNRAMLRAVGFQDEDFNKPIVGIANGYSTITPCNMGINDLAKRAEVGLRQAGAMPQMFGTITISDGISMGTEGMKYSLVSREVIADSIETACNGQSMDGVLAIGGCDKNMPGAMIAMARMNIPAIFVYGGTIKPGHYEGQDLTVVSSFEAVGQFSAGKIDEKTLYGIERNACPGAGSCGGMFTANTMSSAFEAMGMSLPYSSTMAAEDAEKADSTEASAKVLVEAIRRQILPSQILTRQAFENAIAVIMAVGGSTNAVLHLLAIANTIGVPLSLDDFEAIRHKVPVLCDLKPSGKYVTTNLHQAGGIPQVMKMLLVHGLLHGEALTISGQTIAEVLKDIPAEPPAGQDVIRPWQNPVYAEGHLAVLKGNLAQEGSVAKISGVKNPKITGPARVFESEEDCLAAILDGKIQAGDVVVVRYEGPKGGPGMREMLAPTSAIIGAGLGDTVGLITDGRFSGGTYGMVVGHVAPEAYVGGTIALVEEGDSITIDADARLLQLNVSEEELTQRRARWQAPTPRYTRGILGKYAKLVSSSSLGAVTDSNLF; this is encoded by the coding sequence ATGTCAGAGAATTTCAGAAGCCGCGTCGTTACCCAGGGAACCCAACGGAGTCCGAACCGGGCCATGTTGCGGGCGGTGGGTTTCCAGGATGAGGACTTTAATAAACCGATTGTGGGGATTGCCAACGGCTATAGCACCATTACCCCCTGCAATATGGGAATTAATGACCTGGCGAAGCGGGCCGAAGTTGGCCTCCGACAGGCCGGAGCCATGCCCCAAATGTTCGGCACGATCACCATCAGCGATGGCATTTCCATGGGAACGGAGGGCATGAAGTATTCCTTGGTGTCTCGGGAAGTGATTGCTGATTCCATCGAAACGGCCTGCAACGGCCAGAGTATGGACGGGGTGCTGGCCATTGGTGGTTGCGATAAAAATATGCCGGGGGCCATGATCGCCATGGCCCGGATGAACATTCCCGCTATTTTTGTTTACGGTGGCACAATCAAGCCGGGTCACTACGAAGGACAAGATCTCACGGTGGTCAGTTCCTTTGAGGCGGTGGGCCAATTCAGTGCGGGCAAAATTGACGAAAAAACCCTCTACGGCATTGAGCGCAATGCCTGCCCTGGGGCCGGTTCCTGTGGGGGGATGTTTACTGCCAACACCATGTCCTCCGCCTTTGAAGCGATGGGTATGAGCCTGCCCTATTCTTCTACCATGGCCGCTGAGGATGCCGAAAAAGCCGATAGTACCGAAGCATCGGCCAAGGTTTTAGTGGAGGCCATTCGTCGCCAAATCCTGCCCAGCCAAATTCTGACTCGCCAGGCTTTTGAAAATGCCATTGCAGTGATTATGGCCGTCGGCGGTTCTACCAACGCAGTATTACATCTACTAGCCATTGCCAATACCATTGGCGTTCCCCTCAGCTTGGATGACTTTGAAGCCATCCGCCATAAAGTTCCTGTCCTCTGCGACCTTAAACCCTCCGGCAAGTACGTCACCACAAACCTGCACCAGGCCGGTGGGATTCCCCAGGTAATGAAGATGTTACTTGTCCACGGCCTCCTGCACGGTGAGGCCCTGACGATTTCGGGCCAAACCATTGCAGAAGTCTTAAAGGATATTCCGGCGGAACCCCCAGCCGGCCAGGATGTGATCCGGCCCTGGCAGAATCCGGTCTATGCCGAGGGGCACTTGGCTGTTCTCAAGGGAAATCTGGCCCAGGAAGGCTCAGTTGCCAAGATCAGTGGCGTTAAAAATCCCAAAATTACTGGCCCGGCTCGGGTCTTTGAATCGGAGGAAGACTGTTTAGCGGCGATTCTGGACGGGAAAATTCAAGCCGGTGATGTGGTGGTGGTTCGTTACGAAGGCCCGAAAGGTGGCCCAGGAATGCGAGAAATGCTGGCCCCCACCTCGGCCATTATTGGAGCTGGCCTGGGCGATACGGTGGGTCTAATCACCGATGGGCGTTTTTCCGGCGGCACCTACGGTATGGTTGTCGGTCATGTGGCCCCGGAGGCCTACGTCGGCGGTACTATTGCCCTGGTGGAAGAAGGAGATAGTATCACGATCGATGCCGATGCGCGTCTCCTTCAGCTCAATGTCAGCGAAGAAGAACTCACCCAGCGGCGGGCCCGTTGGCAGGCTCCGACTCCCCGCTATACCCGTGGCATTTTAGGCAAGTACGCCAAGTTGGTTTCCTCTAGTAGTCTAGGGGCCGTTACAGATTCTAATCTGTTCTAA
- a CDS encoding EAL domain-containing protein — MLWDINTRMEAEHPNTFCLSKGISREDWQQLPDSIKQWVMEFQATPLGHRSASLSQAYYLLDSQQDFILHSQPDTTITYANPALCQALGCPLEEIIGRRWIDFADPNDLESILQQITQLTPENPSFTAENRDHRAGDRTGWTQWLNQGIFNAQGQLMGLQSVGRDITSLRETERKLRETEERQRLILDFNGVGTWDWDFQQDLLQWNAQTFSLLGINPETTPSYPAFLQVVHPEDVAPLEFALDKALTNQTYYQHQFRVILPDGEIRWLQAQAQGIYSGHQILRVLGVVFDISDRKVIEQALQERETRLRNLAANIPGAIFRYILHPDGTDAVLYMSPGCYQLWGVEAIDAEQDVHLLWQRSHPEDIVALRQSVLTSAQTLQPWSWQWRIITPSGQQKCLQGAGQPQGQDNGDVIWDSLVIDITERKQAEDALRESQHSYQSLISQLPVGIFRTDALGNCLYVNPPWCQITGLTLEEALGMGWSQVLYDEDKALVAQAWQQALQTQSTFRLEHRFQHPNGHIIWVYGQASPEYDSAGCLQGYVGTITDITERKYSEMALQESKELYQLLAENSHDLVCLHAPDCCYVYVSPSCENLLGYRPEDLVGTYPYALYHPEDREWLEAEVLPQIRSGLASPARYRIRHQDGHYVWLETLAKPILDDQGQVLQIQTTSRDISERVRIQDQLKHEAMHDGLTGLPNRNLLVERLELALHRAQRNPQYQFAVLFFDLDRFKVINDSLGHLVGDQVLIEVGHSLQNHLRATDLAARLGGDEFIVLLEDVKGLAEVVLITERILAKLCQPIQIQERDIFLSSSIGIVLNSSHYSEAAEILRDGDIAMYQAKAKGKARYEIFDAEMHREALQRLYLEQDLRQALKHHQFQVYYQPIMAIESGQVYGFEALVRWQHPEKGLLTPKDFIPIAEETGLIVPIDRWVLQTACAQLAQWHQQFPQFQTLKISINLSALDLWLGDLLPEITALQQQWQLPTQAITLEITESMLVENVEKTIILLQQLQHQGIQISIDDFGTGYSSLNYLYQFPVHSLKIDQSFIQAMLDSSRSHKIVETIITLSHQLGIQSIAEGIETPSHLAQLHQLGCEFAQGYLFAKALLPDQATDFLHRILAEKSAPISGSR; from the coding sequence ATGCTCTGGGACATTAACACTCGTATGGAAGCCGAGCATCCTAATACATTTTGCCTATCCAAGGGTATTTCTAGGGAAGATTGGCAACAGTTGCCCGACAGTATCAAGCAATGGGTGATGGAGTTCCAGGCTACTCCCCTGGGGCACCGCTCTGCGTCTCTCTCCCAGGCCTATTACCTCCTGGATAGCCAACAGGACTTTATTCTTCATTCCCAACCGGATACCACCATTACCTACGCCAATCCGGCTCTCTGCCAGGCCCTCGGTTGTCCTCTCGAGGAAATCATCGGTCGTCGCTGGATTGATTTTGCTGACCCTAATGACCTGGAATCCATTCTCCAGCAGATTACCCAACTCACGCCTGAAAATCCTTCTTTCACCGCTGAAAATCGTGACCATCGTGCCGGAGATAGAACGGGTTGGACGCAATGGCTTAACCAAGGGATTTTCAACGCCCAGGGCCAGTTGATGGGCCTGCAATCCGTTGGCCGAGATATTACCTCCCTGCGAGAAACAGAACGAAAACTACGGGAGACAGAGGAACGCCAACGCCTGATTCTAGATTTCAACGGCGTTGGCACCTGGGATTGGGATTTCCAGCAGGATTTACTGCAGTGGAACGCCCAAACTTTCTCCCTGCTAGGGATTAACCCCGAGACGACCCCCAGTTATCCAGCCTTTTTACAAGTTGTTCATCCGGAAGATGTCGCGCCCTTGGAATTTGCCCTAGACAAGGCCCTGACCAATCAGACTTACTATCAGCATCAATTTCGAGTGATCTTGCCGGATGGAGAAATTCGCTGGCTCCAAGCCCAGGCTCAGGGCATTTATAGCGGTCATCAAATCCTCCGAGTTTTAGGGGTTGTTTTTGATATTAGTGACCGCAAGGTCATTGAACAGGCTCTGCAGGAGCGAGAAACTCGTCTCAGAAATTTAGCAGCTAATATTCCAGGGGCAATCTTTCGCTATATTCTCCACCCCGATGGCACTGATGCTGTACTGTATATGAGTCCTGGGTGCTACCAGTTATGGGGAGTGGAAGCGATAGATGCGGAACAGGATGTCCATCTTCTCTGGCAACGGAGTCATCCGGAGGACATTGTGGCCCTGCGGCAGTCAGTCTTGACCTCGGCCCAAACCCTCCAGCCCTGGTCTTGGCAATGGCGTATCATCACGCCTTCGGGCCAGCAGAAGTGTTTGCAGGGAGCCGGTCAACCCCAGGGCCAGGACAACGGCGACGTGATCTGGGATTCCCTGGTGATCGATATTACGGAGCGGAAGCAAGCAGAAGATGCCCTGCGGGAAAGTCAGCACAGCTATCAGTCCCTGATTAGTCAACTCCCCGTCGGTATCTTTCGCACGGATGCTCTGGGGAATTGTCTCTACGTCAACCCTCCCTGGTGTCAGATTACCGGGCTGACCCTCGAAGAAGCCTTGGGCATGGGGTGGAGTCAGGTACTCTATGACGAAGACAAAGCCTTAGTGGCCCAGGCCTGGCAACAGGCCCTACAGACCCAGAGCACCTTTCGCCTAGAACATCGTTTCCAGCATCCCAACGGTCATATTATCTGGGTTTATGGCCAGGCTAGCCCGGAGTACGATTCCGCTGGTTGTCTCCAGGGCTACGTCGGCACTATCACCGATATCACTGAACGAAAATACTCGGAGATGGCCCTGCAAGAAAGTAAAGAACTCTATCAGCTACTGGCTGAAAATAGCCATGATTTAGTCTGCTTGCACGCCCCGGATTGTTGCTATGTATACGTTAGCCCTTCCTGTGAGAACTTATTGGGCTATCGGCCAGAAGACTTGGTCGGTACCTATCCCTACGCACTCTATCATCCTGAGGATCGAGAGTGGCTAGAGGCCGAGGTTCTGCCTCAGATTCGCTCTGGCTTAGCCAGTCCGGCTCGTTACCGCATACGTCATCAAGACGGCCATTATGTATGGCTGGAAACCCTGGCGAAACCGATTCTTGATGATCAGGGCCAAGTCCTCCAAATCCAAACGACCTCTCGGGATATTTCCGAGCGAGTGCGAATTCAAGACCAATTGAAACACGAAGCCATGCACGATGGCTTAACGGGCCTGCCTAATCGGAATCTCTTGGTTGAACGTCTGGAGTTGGCCCTGCACCGGGCCCAGCGGAATCCCCAGTACCAATTTGCAGTGCTATTCTTTGACCTCGATCGTTTTAAGGTGATTAATGATAGCCTGGGGCATCTCGTGGGCGATCAGGTGCTGATCGAGGTGGGCCACAGTTTGCAAAACCATTTACGGGCAACGGATCTAGCGGCACGCTTAGGGGGAGACGAGTTTATCGTCCTCTTAGAAGATGTCAAGGGCCTGGCGGAAGTGGTGTTGATTACAGAGCGAATTCTAGCTAAACTTTGCCAACCGATTCAGATCCAGGAACGGGATATTTTCCTGAGTAGCAGTATTGGGATTGTCCTAAATTCTTCGCACTATAGCGAAGCCGCTGAAATTTTGCGGGATGGGGATATTGCCATGTACCAGGCGAAGGCTAAGGGCAAGGCCCGCTACGAAATTTTTGATGCGGAGATGCACCGTGAGGCCCTCCAGCGTCTTTACCTAGAACAGGATCTTCGTCAGGCCCTTAAGCACCATCAATTTCAGGTTTATTACCAACCGATTATGGCGATTGAAAGTGGACAAGTTTATGGGTTTGAGGCCCTGGTACGCTGGCAACACCCAGAAAAGGGCTTGCTAACTCCTAAGGACTTCATTCCCATTGCCGAAGAAACCGGTCTGATTGTCCCTATTGACCGCTGGGTGCTCCAGACTGCCTGTGCCCAATTGGCCCAATGGCATCAACAATTTCCCCAATTCCAGACCCTAAAAATAAGTATTAATCTGTCGGCCCTCGACCTCTGGCTAGGGGATTTATTACCTGAAATTACGGCCCTGCAACAACAATGGCAATTACCGACTCAGGCGATCACCTTAGAAATTACCGAAAGTATGCTGGTGGAAAATGTGGAAAAAACCATCATTCTCCTACAACAACTCCAGCATCAGGGGATTCAGATTAGTATTGATGATTTTGGTACGGGCTATTCCTCCTTGAACTATCTCTACCAATTTCCAGTCCATAGTCTCAAAATTGATCAATCTTTTATTCAGGCCATGCTGGACAGTTCCCGTAGCCACAAAATAGTAGAAACCATCATTACCCTGAGCCATCAGCTCGGTATTCAATCCATTGCTGAAGGGATTGAGACCCCCAGCCACCTCGCCCAATTGCATCAACTAGGTTGCGAGTTTGCTCAGGGCTATTTATTTGCCAAGGCCCTGCTCCCCGACCAAGCCACGGATTTTTTACACCGCATTTTAGCCGAGAAATCTGCTCCTATTAGTGGGTCTAGATAG
- a CDS encoding type II toxin-antitoxin system HicB family antitoxin, translating into MKIKAIIHPAEEGGYWAEVPALPGCITEGDSMDEVINNLQDAIQGRLDVANESQKPDRFSSVIEIAV; encoded by the coding sequence ATGAAAATTAAAGCGATTATTCATCCTGCAGAAGAAGGTGGTTACTGGGCAGAAGTGCCTGCGTTGCCTGGGTGTATCACAGAAGGAGATAGCATGGATGAGGTTATCAATAATCTTCAGGATGCTATACAAGGGCGGCTAGACGTTGCTAATGAAAGCCAAAAACCAGATCGTTTTTCAAGTGTTATTGAAATAGCAGTATGA
- a CDS encoding class I SAM-dependent methyltransferase, whose translation MSSPPIPASAHKALLQALDQAPAQRFTFAEFMDWVLYHPVYGYYSRGRVAIGVQGDFVTSASLGPDFGELLAVQFQEMWQILGCPSSFNLLEMGAGTGNLAYSILNFIKENYPAFWLALDYQIIEISPGLKIQQRQTLQAFLDNVRWAHCSEIADQSLVGCCFSNELVDAFPVHRVIRHQGQLKEIYVTAQAGQLIEIIDNLSTPQLSLYFQELGIDLTAPEYPEDYCTEVNLQARSWLQQVAPKLDRGYILTIDYGYSAQKYYHPQRYQGTLQCYYQQRYHADPYLNLGEQDITSHVNFTALEQWGKQCSLESLGGLPQSLFLMNLGLGERLANLSNSDYSLPELLQRREQLHQLIDPVGLGKFWVLLQGKNLEASSYSASLRGLQNFDILPTI comes from the coding sequence ATGTCTTCTCCTCCAATTCCAGCCTCGGCCCATAAGGCCTTACTCCAGGCTTTAGACCAAGCCCCAGCCCAACGATTCACCTTTGCCGAGTTTATGGACTGGGTTCTGTACCATCCCGTTTATGGTTATTACAGTCGCGGCAGGGTCGCCATTGGTGTTCAGGGTGACTTTGTGACATCAGCGAGTCTCGGGCCTGATTTTGGTGAATTGCTGGCGGTTCAATTCCAAGAAATGTGGCAAATACTGGGGTGTCCCTCTTCTTTTAATCTTTTGGAAATGGGAGCCGGAACAGGCAATTTAGCCTATAGCATTCTAAATTTTATCAAAGAAAACTATCCAGCGTTTTGGTTGGCTTTAGATTATCAAATTATTGAGATTTCTCCCGGCTTAAAGATTCAGCAACGCCAGACCTTACAGGCCTTTTTAGATAACGTTCGTTGGGCTCATTGCTCTGAAATAGCCGACCAATCCCTCGTAGGATGTTGTTTTAGTAATGAATTAGTCGATGCCTTTCCTGTCCATCGTGTGATTCGTCACCAGGGCCAGTTAAAAGAAATTTATGTCACAGCCCAGGCGGGACAATTAATAGAAATCATCGATAACTTATCAACACCTCAGTTATCACTTTACTTCCAAGAATTAGGTATCGACTTAACGGCCCCGGAATATCCTGAGGATTATTGTACAGAGGTTAACCTCCAGGCCAGATCTTGGTTACAACAAGTAGCCCCAAAGCTAGACCGGGGCTATATTCTCACTATCGACTATGGTTATTCTGCCCAGAAATATTATCATCCCCAACGCTATCAAGGCACCCTCCAATGCTATTACCAACAGCGTTACCACGCCGATCCCTACCTTAATCTGGGAGAGCAAGATATTACCAGCCATGTCAATTTCACGGCCCTGGAGCAATGGGGAAAACAATGCAGTCTAGAATCATTGGGTGGGTTACCCCAGAGCTTATTTTTAATGAATTTAGGTCTCGGAGAACGATTGGCAAACTTATCAAACAGTGATTATTCCTTGCCAGAACTTTTACAGCGACGAGAACAACTTCATCAACTAATAGATCCCGTCGGTCTGGGTAAATTTTGGGTGCTTCTACAGGGTAAAAATCTAGAAGCTAGCTCATACTCAGCTTCGCTCCGAGGCTTGCAGAATTTTGATATTTTACCGACTATCTAG